From the Actinomadura luzonensis genome, the window GGCCAAGGCCAACGAACGCGCCATGAACCGCTTCTTCACCTGGTGCGCGGCCAACGACTGCAAGGACGTCCCGGCCCTGTGGCGTACCCTGCTCGCCCGCGCCGGCCGCACCCCGATCCCCACCACCACGGCCAACGTGGCCTATCAGGCCCGCGACCTGCAGTCCCTGGCCCTGGCACAGGCCCGCCAGGGCCAGCAGGCCTGGCCCGGCCTCGCCACGGCCATCCGCGAGGCGGCCAAGGGCGACGCCTCCGGCTTCGTCCCGCCCCGCGGCGCCCGCTACCCCGACCAGACGACCGGCGTCACCGAGTGCACCGACTGGCCGCGCTTCACCTCGCTCAAGCAGGCCCAGACCGTCACCGCCCGCCTGCAGCGCATCGCCCCCGACACCGGCGCGGCCAACACGGTCGCCGAGGCAACGCTGGGCTGCATCGGCTGGCCGGCTTCCGTCACCAACCCGCCCGCCCCGCTCCCCAAGGGCCTCCCGCCGCTGCTGGGCGCGGGCGCCTGGGACGAGTCCGACGCCGTCACCCGAGCCCTCTCCCAGGTCCCGGGCAGCACCACCATCCGCCACGAGGGCCCCGGCCACACCTTGTACGGCACCAACGAGTGCGCCCGCGACCACATCAACCGCTACTTCACCGACCTCACCGTGCCACCCGCCGGCACCACCTGCTGACCCGGCGAGCCCCCACCGAAGTCCCGCCGGCCCCGGGCATTGCCCTGACCGCATCCCAGGGCATTCGCCAAGTGACGCCGCCACCCCAGAACATCCACCCCCGGCGACCCACCGGAGCGCCAATGGCCACGCCCGCCCACGCACCTATCGAGACGTCAGCCGACCACCGGCCACGGCGGAAAGCGTCACCCGGAAGGCCGCCCCGATGCCTCAAGAGAACCTCGAGGGCTCTGGGAGCCACGTGGGCCTTGAGTGCCACCTTGAGGACCGCCTTGGAGACCACCTTGAGGGCTGCCATGCCAGCTCGCCCAAAGAGCCGCGTACGAGCCCCCTGCCGCCACGAGCTCCTCATGCGACCCCAGCTCACTGATCCGCCCGTCCTCCACGACCGCCACCCGGTCCGCGTCGTGGGCGGTGTAGAGCCGGTGCGCGATCGCGATGACCGTCCGCCCCTCCAGCACAGCGGCCAGCGACCGCTCCAGGTGTCTGGCCGCCCGGGGGTCGATGAGCGAGGTGGCCTCGTCCAGCACGAGGGTGTGCGGGTCCGCCAGCACCAGCCGGGCCAGGGCCAGTTGCTGGGCCTGGGCGGCCGAGACGGCCAGCCCTCCGGACCCGACCTGGGTCTCCAGCCCGTCCGGCAGGGCGAGCGCCCACCCGAGGGCGTCCACGGCCGCCAGCGCCTTCCGCACCGCCTCGTCGTCGGCGTCCGGCCGCGCGATCAGCAGATTGTCCCGCACCGTGCCCTTGAAGATGTGGTGCTCCTGGGTGACCAGGGCGACGTGACCGCGCAGCTCGTCCAGCGGCAGGTCCACCAGAGGCACGCCGCCCACCGTCACCGAGCCGGTACGCGGTCCGTGGATGCCCGCGAGCAGCCGTCCCAGCGTGGACTTGCCCGCTCCGGAGGGCCCGACCATCGCCAGCCGCTCGCCGGGCTGGACCGTCAGCGACACGCCGTGCAGCACGTCGCGGCCCTCCCGGTAGGCGTACCGGACGTCGTCCGCCTCCAGCCGCTCACCGGCCGGGCGGGCGTCGGACGGCGCCCGGTCCTCTGGGACGTTCGCCACGCCGAGGAGCCGCGCCATGGCGGCCCCGCCCACCTGCAGCTCGTCGATCCACATGAGAAACCTGTCGAGCGGGTCGATGAGCTGCTGGGCGTAGAGCGCGGCTGCGGTGACCTGGGCGAGCGTGACCCAACCGCTGGTGTAGAACAGCCCGCCGACCAGCAGCGCGCTCACGACAGGGATGACGTAGCCCAGCTCGACGGCCGGATACCAGGCGACCCGCAGGCCGAGGGTGTAGCGTTCGGCGGCGAACGAACGGGCGATGTCCCCGTCCGTACGCGCCCGCCGGCGCTCCTGCAGCCGAAGCGCCTCCACGGCTCTGGCGCCCTCCACCGTCTCGGCGAGCCCTTCGGTCATGTCCGCGTAGGCGGCGTTCTCACGCAGGTAGCCGTCACGGGCGTACCTGAGGTAGCGGCGGGTGGAGAGGTAGATCACCGGGCCCGCGAGCAGCATCGGCAGCATGAGCAGGGGGCTGACGAGCACCAGCGCGCCCACCGTGATGAGGAAGGTCACCCCCGCGATGAGCGTCTCCGGCACCGCGTGCCGCACGGTGCGCGACAACGAGTCGACGTCCCGCGACGTCCTGGTGATCAGGTCGCCGGCGCCGGCCCGCTCGACCGTCGACAGCGGCAGCTCCAGCACCTGGTCCACGAACTCCTCGCGGAGCTCGGCCAGCACCTTCTCGCCCAGCTTGGCCGAGGCCAGCACGGCGTACCGCATGAGCAGCCCCTGCACCAGCAGGAACGCCCCGAGGGCGGCCGCCACGACGACGACGTTGACCTCGGCCCCGCGCTCGACGTCCTCGACCAGCTCGCCGAGCCGCCACGGCACCACGAGCCCCGAGACGGCGGCGAGCGCGTGCAGCAGCAGCGCCGAGGCGAGCCGGCGCGGGTACTTCAGCGTCAGCCGCCGGGCATAGGCCCGCACCTGCCTCCGGTCCGCGACCGGCAGGATCTCCCTGGCCATGACTCAGTCCTCCCCGCGGGTCACCGTGGACGCGTACTCCGGCGAGGTGTCCAGCAACTGCCGGTGCGTTCCCTCCGCGAGCACCCGCCCGTCCTCGACGTAGATGACGTGATCGGTACGGTCGAGCACGAGCGGGCTGGTCGTACAGATCAAGGTCGTCCTGCCGGCCCGGCTCTCCGCCAGCCGTCGCGCGATGCGCGCCTCGCTGTGCGCGTCGACCGCGCTGGTCGGCTCGACCAGGATCAGCACCTCCGGATCCGCGACCAACGCGCGGGCGAGCCGCAGTCGCTGCTGCTGCCCGCCGGAGAACTCCCGCCCGGCCTCGGCCACCCAGGTGTCCAGGCCGTCGGGCAACGCCTCGACGATGTCCTCCGCGCAGGCCACGTACAACGCCTCCCGCACCCGCTCCTCGTCACCAGCCACCGCACAACCGTCCGCCCCACCAACCACCGACCCGCGACCCACCGACCCGCGACCCACCGATCCACGGTCCGCCGCCTCACGGTCCGCCGCCTCACGGTCCGCCGCCTCACGGTCCGCCGCCTCACGGTCCGCCGCCTCACGGTCCGCCGCCCACGCGTTGCCCTCTGGCGCGTCAGACGCCGACGCCCCCACCCCCGACCCGCCACGCTCCGACCCGAAGCCCTCCGGCCCAGAGCCCTCCGGCCCAGAGCCTTCCGATCCATCACCCTTCGCCCTAGGGCCCTCCGACCCGTCGCCCTTCGACCCGCCATCCACTGGCCCATCAACCATCGACGTGCCGACTACCGTCGAGCCACCCACCGAAGAGCCACCCACCGAAGAGCCGACCGCCGCCGGGCCGACCGACGCCGCGCCAGTTGTCGACGCGCCAGTTGCCGACGCGCCGACCACCGACGAGCCGCCCACCGACGAGCCGCCCACCGGCATACCGGCTGTCGACGGGCGGGCCGTCGGCGCGTGGACCGTCGGCACACCATCCGACGACACGGGAACCGGCGGCACAGGCACCGACGGCACAGGCACCGATGGCACCCGATCCGATGGCATGGGAGCGGACGAGGCGTGGATGTCGAGTTCGTCCCTCAGACGTCCCGTGAACAGGCGGGCGTTGTTGTCGGCTACCAGGATGCGACGGCGGACCTCGTCCACCGGCAGGGTGCTCAGCTCGGCCGAGCCGAACGTCACGTCACCTTCGGCGTAGCGGCCGAGGCGGTCGGCAATGGCGATGGCGTCCTCGGGCGAGCTCGCGGCCACCGCTGTCAGGACGCCCGGCTGGACGGTGACACCGCTGTAGGAGTCGCGCAGCACCCCGCCCCCGCTGCTTGCCTTGCCGCCCTTGATCTCGGGCTCGATCGCCAGGATGCGGATCACCCGCCCGGCCGCCACGTGGCCCTTGGTGAGCTTGTCGGCCATCTCGGTGAGCGTCCGGAGAGGGCCGATCAGGAACACCGCGTACAGGTAGAAGGCGACGAGCTGACCGGTCGGGATCTCACCGGCGACGGCGAAGGAGGCGCCGATGCCCGTGACGATCGCGATGAGCAGGCCCGGCAGCAGGATCTGGGCGCCTTCGAGCACCGACTCGACCCGCGCCACGCGCACGCCGGCGTGCCGCACCCGCTGCGATTCCTCCCGGTACCGTCCGGCGAACACCTGCTCGCCACCGATGCCCCGCAGCACCCGCAGCCCCGCCACGATGTCGGCGGCCCTGGTGGACAGCTCGCCGGTCAGCTCGCGCTGCCTGGCCTGCCGCCGGTGGAGGGGCTTGAGCAGCGGCCCCACGGCGACGGCCATGAGCGGCACGCCGAACAGCACAAGCAAGCCGAGCGGCAACGAGGTCGAAATGAGGATCACGGTGACCGTGATGATCGCCACGACGGAGCCGGCGCCGCGCAGCAGGATGTCCATGGAGCTGCCGATGTGAGCGATGTCGGAATTGCCGACGCTCACCACCTCGCCCGTGGAGAGCCGCTTCGGCAGCGTGGCGCCGAGCCGCGCGGCCTGGCGCGTGGTCAGCTGGACCGTGCGGTAGGCGGCGGCCAGCCAGTTGTAGACGGCCATCCGGTGCCGCATGACGCCCGTGAACGCCTGCACCAGCCCGAGCCCGAACAGGACGGCCGCCCAGGTCAGCAACGCCTGGGTGTCCTTGGCGGTGACGGCCTCGATGCCCTGCCCGAGCACGGCCGGCATCAACGCCTGCACCAGCCACCAGAGGGTGGCGTAGCTGATGCCCGCCAGCAGGGACGGGGCCTGCCGCCGCGCGTTCCACCACAGGTAGCGGAGCGGGCTGCGGAGGTCGGGCACGCCGGGATCGGCCTCAGGAAGGGAGCGCATAGCCTGACAACCTTGACAAGGCTCCGCCTGCACCAGCAAACCATTTTCGCCGCCGCCAGCTCACCACCGCCGCCGCGAGTTCACCACCGCCGCCGCCACTGCCGCCACTGCCGTCATCGCCGCCGCCACCGCCACCGCCGCCACCATCGCCACCATCGCCACCATCGCCACCATCGCCGCCACCATCGCCGCCACCATCGCCCATCGACTCCACCGCCTCAGCGGAAGGCGCGCCACACCAGTGCCAGCCGCCGCCCGGCAAGCGCGTCCCGCTCGATCTCGTGAGGCGCGCGCCGCACTCCGCCCTGTGGCGGGAAGGGCACGCCACACTGGCGTCGCGGTGAAAGCGTCACGTTTGAGTTCGGGGAGGCGCGGCTCACTCGGTCTTGGGAAGGGGGGCCACCCGAATTCTGCGAAGGGAAGCGCGCCTCGCCGCAAGACGCCCACCTCGCCGCAGGACGCCCGCCTCACCGCAGGACGCCCACCTCGCCGCAGGACGCCCGCCTCGCCGCAGGACGTGCGCCACGTCCGTACCTGTTTGCGGTGAGAGGTGCGGTTTAGTGGATGTTGCGGAAGGCGCGCCAGGTGTACGCCAGGGCGGCCGCTGCTGTGATCGCCAGCAGTACGTAGCCGATGGTGTAGGCGCCGGTCGCCGCGTACACCACGCCCATCACGAGGGGCGGGAAGTAGCCGCCGAGGCCGCCGGCGGCGCCGACGAGGCCGGTGACCGTGCCCACCTTGGACGGCTCCACCACCTTGGCCACCAGCGCGAACACACCGCCCGTCCCGAGGCCGAGGAAGAAGGCCATGAGGACGAAGCTCAGCCCGGCGGGCACCTCCAGGGGCGGGCGGAGCATCAGCACGAGCGCCATCACGACCACCCCCGCGAACGAGGTCAGCAGCACCCGGACGGCGCCCAGCCGGTCGGAGAGCGTGCCGCCCAGCGGCCGGGACAGGACTGCCGCGATTGAGAAACCCGCCGTGCGGACGCCGGCGTCGGTCTGGGCGAAGCGGTAGACGTTCTCCAGCAGGGTCGGCAGGTACGTGGAGAAGGCGACGAAACCACCGAAGGCGACCGCGTACAGGAAGGAGCACTGCCAGGTGGCCTTGACCTTGAGGGCGTCGCGCATGCGGGGCAGGGCGGGGGCGGTCGCCGGGGACCAGCGGGGCGAGTCGCGGCTCGCACCCAGCATCAGCAGGCCGGTCAGGGCCAGCACCGCCGCCATCAGCAGGTGGGTGGCCGGACGGCCGAACGCCTCCACCAGGCGGGGCGTGAAGAAGGCCGACAGCGCGGTCCCGCCCATGCCGGCGCCGAAGACGCCGGTCGCGAAGCCGCGGCGGGCGGGGTCGTACCAGGCGTTGACGAAGGGGATGCCGATGGCGAACGTCGTCCCGGGGATGCCGAGGAGGAAGCCCCAGAACAGCAGCCAGCCGTAGGAGTCGGACCAGCCGACGAACACCACCGGGACGATCGACACGAAACAGGCGATGGCGAACATCCGCCGGCCGCCGAAACGGTCGGTCAGCATGCCCGCCGGGATCCGGCCCAGGGCGCCGACCAGCACCGGGATCGCGATGAGGAGCGAGGTCTGGGTCGGGGAGAGGCCGAGGCGGCGGGTGTAGGAGCCGGCCAGGGGGCCGATGAGGTTCCAGGCCCAGAAGGTGATGGCGAAGGCGGTGGTGGCAAGGACCAGGTTGCGGGACCGCGCGCTGTCGGAGCGTGGGGGGCGAGGGGTATCGGGCTCATGGCGGCCGTTGTCGGCCTGGGGATCGGTGGTGTCGGGCTGGGGATCGGTGGTGTCGGGCTGAGAGCCTGCGGTGTCGGGCTGGGGGCGCGTGGCGCCGGGCCCAGGACGGGCGGGATCGGGCTGGGAGTGGGCGGGGTCGGGCCGAGGGTGGGTGCTGCCGGGCGCAGGGCGAGCGGGATCGGGCCGAGGTCCGGCGGGGCCGGATTGAGGGTGGGCGGTGCCGGGCGCGAGGCGGGCGGGCTCGGGCTCAGAGTGAGCGGGGTCGGGCTCAGGACGGGCGGGTTCGGGCAGGGATTCGGCGGGGCCGGGTCGAGGGTGGGTGGCGCCGGGCGCAGGGCGAGCGGGATCGGGTTCAGTGTGGGCAGGGTCGGGCTCAGGACGGGCAGGGTCGGGCTCAGGACGGGCAGGGTCGGGCTCAGGACGGGCAGGGTCGGGCTCAGGACGGGCGGAGGCGGATTCCGGGCGGAAGGAGGCGGATTCAGGACGCGCAGGGTCGGGCCCAGGACGCGCAGGGTCGGAGCCCCGGCGGGAGGAATCGGGCTCAGGGCGGGAGGGGTCGGGCTCAGGGCGGGCGGGGTCGGGTTCAAGGCGGGAGGAATCGGGCTCAGGGCGGGCGGGGTCGGGTTCAAGGCGGGCGGAGTCGGGTTCAAGGCGGGCGGGGTCGGGCTCAGGGTGGGGGGAGGCGGAGGTCGGGTGGGCCGGGGTGGGGGGAGGTTCGGTGGGAGCGGGGGCGGGGGTGGGGTGGTCCTGGTGAGGCTGGGAACCTTTACGAAGCTCAGACATACACCCTGTGTAACAGAGAGTCACTTTCTGTGATGAAGTGGGGGTATGAGCGCCGAGGACGTCCTACTCAAGACCGGCCGTTTCCTCCGCAGATCGGCGGACACCAGCGGCGACCTGCACACCCTGCGCCTGGCCGGCGGCATGGAGGGGGACGCCTTCTACCGGGACCGGTGGAGCCATGACAAGATCGTCCGCTCCACCCACGGGGTGAACTGCACGGGTTCGTGTTCGTGGAAGGTGTACGTCAAGGACGGCATCATCACCTGGGAGACCCAGGAGACCGACTACCCGAGCGTCGGCCCCGACCGCCCCGAGTACGAGCCGCGCGGCTGTCCCCGCGGCGCCGCCTTCTCCTGGTACACCTACTCGCCGACGCGCATCCGCTACCCGTACGCGCGGGGTGTTCTGGTGGAGATGTACGCCGAGGCGCGGGAGCGGCTGGGCGACCCGGTGGCGGCTTGGGCGGAAATCACGGAAAATCCGGAAAAAAGGCGGAGCTACCAGCAGGCCCGCGGCCGCGGCGGCCTCGTCCGCGTCACCTGGGACCTCGCGACCGAGATGATCGCCGCCGCCCACGTCCACACCATCAAGACCTACGGCCCCGACCGGGTCGCCGGCTTCTCCCCCATCCCGGCCATGTCGATGGTCTCGCACGCGATCGGCTCCCGCTTCGTGTCGCTGATCGGCGGCACCATGCTCTCGTTCTACGACTGGTACGCCGACCTGCCCGTCGCCTCGCCGCAGGTGTTCGGCGACCAGACCGACGTGCCGGAGTCGGCCGACTGGTGGGACGCCGCGTACCTGCTGATGTGGGGCTCCAACGTTCCGGTGACGCGCACCCCGGACGCCCACTGGATGGCCGAGGCCCGCTACCGGGGCCAGAAGGTCGTGGTGGTGAGCCCCGACTTCAGCGACGCCGCCAAGTTCGCCGACGAGTTCCTGAGCGTGCGCCCCGGCACGGACGGCGCCCTCGCCATGGCGATGGGCCACGTCCTGCTCAGGGAGTTCTTCGTGGAGAACGAGACGCCGTTCTTCACCGACTACGTCAAGCGCTTCACCGACCTGCCCTTCCTCGTCCGCCTGGAGGAGCGGGACGGCGGGTACGTGCCGGGCCGTTTCCTCACCGCCCAGGACCTGGGTGACCGGGAGGAGGCGGCCGAGTGGAAGACGGTCCTGCTGTCGCGCCACGGCCGCCCGGTGGTGCCGAACGGCTCGGCGGGGTTCCGCTGGACGGAGTCCGGCAAGGGCCGCTGGAACCTGAACCTGACCACCGACCCCCGGCTCACGGTCATGGACGAGTGGAGCCCGGCCGCCGAGGTGCTGCTGCCCCGCTTCGACGGCGGCGACCCCATGGTGCGGGGCGTGCCGGTGACCAGGATCAACGGGCACCTCGTCACCACCGTGTACGATTTGCTGCTCGCCCAGTACGGCGTCCGCCGCCCCGGCCTGCCCGGCGACTGGCCGGAGGGCTACGAGGACGCGGCCCAGCCGTACACGCCGGCCTGGCAGGAGCCGATCACCGGCGTGCCGGCCGGGCGCGCCGCCCGGATCGCCCGCGAGTTCGCGC encodes:
- a CDS encoding ABC transporter ATP-binding protein, whose amino-acid sequence is MAREILPVADRRQVRAYARRLTLKYPRRLASALLLHALAAVSGLVVPWRLGELVEDVERGAEVNVVVVAAALGAFLLVQGLLMRYAVLASAKLGEKVLAELREEFVDQVLELPLSTVERAGAGDLITRTSRDVDSLSRTVRHAVPETLIAGVTFLITVGALVLVSPLLMLPMLLAGPVIYLSTRRYLRYARDGYLRENAAYADMTEGLAETVEGARAVEALRLQERRRARTDGDIARSFAAERYTLGLRVAWYPAVELGYVIPVVSALLVGGLFYTSGWVTLAQVTAAALYAQQLIDPLDRFLMWIDELQVGGAAMARLLGVANVPEDRAPSDARPAGERLEADDVRYAYREGRDVLHGVSLTVQPGERLAMVGPSGAGKSTLGRLLAGIHGPRTGSVTVGGVPLVDLPLDELRGHVALVTQEHHIFKGTVRDNLLIARPDADDEAVRKALAAVDALGWALALPDGLETQVGSGGLAVSAAQAQQLALARLVLADPHTLVLDEATSLIDPRAARHLERSLAAVLEGRTVIAIAHRLYTAHDADRVAVVEDGRISELGSHEELVAAGGSYAALWASWHGSPQGGLQGGPQGGTQGPRGSQSPRGSLEASGRPSG
- a CDS encoding ABC transporter transmembrane domain-containing protein, with protein sequence MQAEPCQGCQAMRSLPEADPGVPDLRSPLRYLWWNARRQAPSLLAGISYATLWWLVQALMPAVLGQGIEAVTAKDTQALLTWAAVLFGLGLVQAFTGVMRHRMAVYNWLAAAYRTVQLTTRQAARLGATLPKRLSTGEVVSVGNSDIAHIGSSMDILLRGAGSVVAIITVTVILISTSLPLGLLVLFGVPLMAVAVGPLLKPLHRRQARQRELTGELSTRAADIVAGLRVLRGIGGEQVFAGRYREESQRVRHAGVRVARVESVLEGAQILLPGLLIAIVTGIGASFAVAGEIPTGQLVAFYLYAVFLIGPLRTLTEMADKLTKGHVAAGRVIRILAIEPEIKGGKASSGGGVLRDSYSGVTVQPGVLTAVAASSPEDAIAIADRLGRYAEGDVTFGSAELSTLPVDEVRRRILVADNNARLFTGRLRDELDIHASSAPMPSDRVPSVPVPSVPVPPVPVSSDGVPTVHAPTARPSTAGMPVGGSSVGGSSVVGASATGASTTGAASVGPAAVGSSVGGSSVGGSTVVGTSMVDGPVDGGSKGDGSEGPRAKGDGSEGSGPEGSGPEGFGSERGGSGVGASASDAPEGNAWAADREAADREAADREAADREAADREAADRGSVGRGSVGRGSVVGGADGCAVAGDEERVREALYVACAEDIVEALPDGLDTWVAEAGREFSGGQQQRLRLARALVADPEVLILVEPTSAVDAHSEARIARRLAESRAGRTTLICTTSPLVLDRTDHVIYVEDGRVLAEGTHRQLLDTSPEYASTVTRGED
- a CDS encoding MFS transporter; the protein is MVLATTAFAITFWAWNLIGPLAGSYTRRLGLSPTQTSLLIAIPVLVGALGRIPAGMLTDRFGGRRMFAIACFVSIVPVVFVGWSDSYGWLLFWGFLLGIPGTTFAIGIPFVNAWYDPARRGFATGVFGAGMGGTALSAFFTPRLVEAFGRPATHLLMAAVLALTGLLMLGASRDSPRWSPATAPALPRMRDALKVKATWQCSFLYAVAFGGFVAFSTYLPTLLENVYRFAQTDAGVRTAGFSIAAVLSRPLGGTLSDRLGAVRVLLTSFAGVVVMALVLMLRPPLEVPAGLSFVLMAFFLGLGTGGVFALVAKVVEPSKVGTVTGLVGAAGGLGGYFPPLVMGVVYAATGAYTIGYVLLAITAAAALAYTWRAFRNIH